From the Xenorhabdus ishibashii genome, one window contains:
- a CDS encoding HlyC/CorC family transporter: MENVSTSTLIIILVVMVIVSAYFSASETSMMTINRYRLRHLAKQGSNPARRVESLLRYPDRLISLILIGNNLVNILASSLATIVGMRLYGDAGVAIATGILTFIILIFSEVMPKTIAALYPERVAFPSSFLLRPLEKIMLPLVWSFNRISLLFMRCLGINTANIRSDAVSKDELRTIVNESNANLSRRNQDMLLSILDLEKVTVGDIMIPRNEIVGIDINNDWKSVIRQLTHSPHGRIVLYRDSLDDAIGMLRVREAYRLMMEKKEFTKRTLLKAADKIYFIPVSTPLNIQLINFQRNKQKAGLIVDEYGDIQGLVTVEDILEEIVGDFTTSMSPTLAEEVLPQSDGTVLVDGTANIRELNKAFGWALPEDGPRTMNGMILEVLGEIPKLNVQVKISEYNFEVLAVHDNVIKQVRVTPMKKAQNKA, from the coding sequence TTGGAAAACGTCTCAACAAGTACACTGATTATAATTCTTGTTGTCATGGTTATTGTTTCAGCTTATTTCTCTGCTTCAGAAACTAGCATGATGACAATCAACCGATATCGCTTACGCCATTTGGCTAAACAGGGGAGTAATCCTGCACGTAGGGTTGAATCTCTGCTGCGTTATCCAGACAGGCTCATTAGTTTGATACTTATCGGCAATAATCTTGTCAATATTTTGGCGTCCTCCCTTGCTACTATCGTTGGTATGCGGCTTTATGGCGATGCTGGTGTTGCGATTGCAACAGGTATACTGACATTCATTATTCTCATTTTTTCTGAAGTGATGCCAAAGACCATCGCAGCGCTTTATCCTGAAAGGGTTGCATTCCCAAGCAGTTTCCTGTTACGCCCACTAGAAAAAATTATGCTGCCCCTTGTTTGGTCATTTAATAGGATAAGTTTGCTATTTATGCGCTGTTTGGGTATTAACACCGCTAATATTCGCAGTGATGCCGTCAGTAAAGACGAGCTACGCACAATTGTAAATGAATCAAATGCCAATCTTTCACGCCGCAATCAGGATATGCTGCTCTCAATATTAGATCTTGAGAAAGTTACCGTTGGTGACATTATGATCCCACGCAATGAAATTGTCGGTATTGATATTAACAATGATTGGAAATCGGTTATCAGGCAACTGACACACTCTCCACATGGACGCATTGTGCTATATCGAGACTCCCTTGATGATGCTATCGGTATGCTTCGGGTGCGTGAAGCCTATCGACTGATGATGGAGAAAAAAGAATTTACAAAAAGAACTTTACTCAAAGCCGCAGATAAAATTTATTTCATCCCAGTTAGCACACCATTAAATATCCAGCTTATTAATTTCCAACGTAACAAACAGAAAGCTGGTTTGATCGTTGATGAATATGGCGATATTCAAGGGTTAGTGACTGTAGAGGATATTTTGGAGGAAATTGTCGGCGATTTTACCACCTCCATGTCGCCAACTCTGGCAGAAGAAGTTCTTCCACAAAGTGACGGAACCGTTTTGGTTGATGGTACAGCCAATATCCGTGAATTAAATAAAGCTTTCGGTTGGGCACTTCCCGAAGATGGCCCAAGGACAATGAATGGAATGATTCTGGAAGTACTAGGTGAAATTCCCAAATTAAATGTTCAAGTGAAGATTAGTGAATACAATTTTGAGGTTCTTGCGGTACACGATAATGTTATCAAGCAGGTTCGTGTCACACCGATGAAAAAAGCACAGAACAAAGCATAA
- the luxS gene encoding S-ribosylhomocysteine lyase has protein sequence MPLLDSFTVDHTRMAAPAVRVAKKMKTPHGDTITVFDLRFCVPNKAVMPERGIHTLEHLFAGFMRNHLNGDGVEIIDISPMGCRTGFYMSLIGIPEESRVAEAWKAAMEDVLKVQDQSQIPELNIYQCGTYEMHSLKEAQDIAQRILDSGVRVNYNDELVLPEEKLVELQV, from the coding sequence ATGCCTTTATTGGATAGTTTTACAGTTGACCATACTCGTATGGCTGCACCTGCTGTTAGAGTTGCCAAGAAAATGAAAACGCCTCACGGCGATACTATCACAGTATTTGATTTACGTTTTTGTGTTCCTAATAAAGCAGTAATGCCAGAACGAGGCATTCACACACTTGAGCATTTGTTTGCGGGGTTTATGCGCAATCATTTGAACGGTGATGGTGTTGAAATTATTGATATCTCTCCAATGGGATGCCGTACTGGTTTTTATATGAGCTTGATCGGTATTCCAGAAGAATCGAGAGTGGCTGAGGCTTGGAAAGCTGCAATGGAAGATGTGTTAAAAGTTCAAGATCAGAGCCAGATCCCTGAATTGAACATTTATCAGTGCGGTACATATGAAATGCACTCACTGAAAGAAGCTCAAGATATTGCTCAGCGTATTCTTGATTCTGGTGTTCGTGTTAATTATAACGATGAATTGGTGTTGCCTGAAGAAAAACTTGTGGAGCTTCAGGTTTAA